Proteins encoded in a region of the Zea mays cultivar B73 chromosome 2, Zm-B73-REFERENCE-NAM-5.0, whole genome shotgun sequence genome:
- the LOC100272575 gene encoding Alpha carbonic anhydrase 7-like precursor — MVSSARALIGLLVAAASLAVALSDGGGMAAPVYGYAAGSPNGPENWGKLSPAYKLCGEGKQQSPIDIVTKQAVPAATLDTLNRTYGATNATLINDGHDITLALEGKVGTVTVNGKAYSFEKLHWHSPSDHTINGQRFPLELHLVHRSADGALAVIGILYQLGAPDSFYYQLKRQLGEMAQDRCDFAEEEESRVEAGLIHLRSLQKRTGSYFRYTGSLTVPPCTENVVWSVLGKVRQISQDQLQLLKAPLPGSDARPTQPLNGRTVQFYNPPNSTISFQI; from the exons ATGGTGTCCTCCGCCCGTGCGCTCATCGGCCTCCTCGTCGCCGCGGCCTCCCTCGCCGTCGCGCTCTCGG ATGGCGGCGGGATGGCGGCGCCGGTGTACGGGTACGCGGCGGGGAGCCCCAACGGGCCGGAGAACTGGGGGAAGCTGAGCCCCGCGTACAAGCTGTGCGGGGAGGGGAAGCAGCAGTCGCCGATCGACATCGTCACCAAGCAGGCCGTCCCCGCCGCCACCCTCGACACCCTCAACCGCACCTACGGCGCCACCAACGCCACGCTCATcaacgacggccacgacatcacg CTGGCGCTCGAGGGCAAGGTTGGGACGGTGACGGTGAACGGCAAGGCGTACAGCTTCGAGAAGCTGCACTGGCACTCGCCCTCCGACCACACCATCAACGGCCAGAGGTTCCCGCTGGAGCTGCACCTGGTCCACAGGAGCGCCGACGGCGCGCTGGCGGTCATCGGGATCCTCTACCAGCTGGGCGCCCCGGACTCCTTCTACTACCAGCTGAAGCGGCAGCTGGGCGAGATGGCCCAGGACCGGTGCGACTTCGCCGAGGAGGAGGAGTCGCGGGTGGAGGCCGGCCTCATCCACCTGCGCTCGCTGCAGAAGCGCACCGGCAGCTACTTCCGCTACACGGGCTCCCTCACCGTGCCGCCATGCACCGAGAACGTCGTCTGGAGCGTCCTCGgcaaggtgcgccagatcagcCAGGACCAGCTGCAGCTGCTCAAGGCGCCGCTGCCCGGGAGCGACGCGCGCCCCACGCAGCCGCTCAACGGCAGGACCGTCCAGTTCTACAACCCGC